A region of the Pseudoprevotella muciniphila genome:
TTGAAGTTAGCGAAGTTAAAGAAGTTAACGACGTATGTTTTTTACGACAGAAAGTCATTTACATCCCGAACGGTGGTATCGTCGATAACTTCGTTAACTCCGATAACTTCGAGCATAGCGATAACTTCAGAAAGTTGAATTATCTGTTTTTGTGTGCGGCAATCAGTCCACATTCAGGAGTGCCTTTGCATTGTTCACGGCTGCCTCCGTTACCATTTCGCCGCTGAGCATATTGGCTATTTCCGTGATGCGTTCTTCGGGCGAGAGTGGCACGATGTGCGACGTGGTGCCTACCTCGTCCTCCTGTTTGTACACACGCAGATGATGGGCACCGCGGGCTGCTATCTGCGGCAGATGGGTGATACAGATGACCTGACACCGGTCCGCCATGCTGCGCATAACGAGCGCCATACGTTCTGCCAGCGTGCCCGACACACCAGTGTCTATCTCGTCGAAGATGACGGTGGGCAGTTGCTTGCACTTCGACACGACGCTCTTCAGGGCGAGCATAAGGCGCGATATTTCACCGCCCGAAGCAATGTCGGCTGCATTCTGCATCGGAACGTTACGGTTGGCACTGAAGAGGAACACAACATGGTCGGTACCCGAAGCATCGGGCTTTTTCTCTTCAAAACGGAACGTCATCTGTGCATTGGGCATACCCATTTCTGCCACGAGTGTGAGCATTTCGCCTTCGATGGCACGCGCCGATTGCCGCCTCTTTTCAGACAGTGTTCGGGCGGCTTGCATCATGGCATCGTAGCGCACGTTGAGTTCTTGCTCCATGCGCTCTATGTCCTCGTCGGCATGGGTTATCCTTGCCAGTTGATCCTTGATGCGGGCGGCGATGTCAAGCAGGTCAGCGATGGTGTTCACGTGGTGCTTCTTCTGCAAGGTGTAAATCACGTTGAGCCGCTCTTCCACGTGCATCAGGCGCTCGGGGTCGAACTCGAGCGACTCAAAATGGCGGTCGGCTTCTGATGCGATATCATCGAGTTCGAGAATCGCGCTTTGTAAACGGTTCTCAAGGTCTTCCGCTTGTGGAAATACACGTGTTACTGCTTCGAGCGAGCGCTGGCTGTTGCGCAGTCGGGAGAGCACATTATCGCCTTCGCCCGTCAGTTGCGACACCACATCGTACATCGCCTGCTTGATTTCCTCCACATGGTTGAGCCGCTCCGACTCCTCCTCCAGTTCTTCCTGCTCGCCATCGGTGAGGGCGGCGTCCTCGAACTGTTTGTACTGGAAGAGCAAGAACTCTTCTTCTGCCGTGTCGCGATCGGTCTGCGCCTTAAGCGCCTTTAGTTCGGCTGCAAGGTTGCGCCAGGCTTCGTAGGCTGCCTTGTACGCTTCCGCCGCAACATGGTCGGAAGAAAAGCCGTCGAGGGTGTCGAGCAGGAAGTCCTCTCGCGCCACGAGCAGATTCTGGTGCTGCGAATGGATGTCGGCGAGGTAGTTGCTGAGGGTTTTCAGCGTGGTGAGTTGCACGGGGGTGTCGTTCACGAAGGCACGGCTCTTTCCTGTGGCTGTTACCTCGCGACGCACGATGCACTCTTCGCCGTCGAAATCGATGTCGTTCTCCTGAAAAAAAGCGTGAAGATGCTCGTCCTCCACACTGAATGCCGCCTCCACCACACACTTCGTGGCATCAGCCTTCACCGCCTTCGAGTCGGCGCGCTTACCCATAATCAGACCGAGAGCGCCGAGAAGGATGCTCTTACCGGCTCCCGTCTCACCTGTAATGACAGAGAAACCGCCACAGAAATCGATGTCGAGCCGGGAAATGAGGGCGTAGTTGGAAATATGTAGTCGGGTAAGCACGGTGTATCGTTTTTTGAGAGGACGGGACTGTTATTCTTGAATTTTGCGCCAATAGGTGTTCATAGAGGCGTTGATGGAGGAGAGGGTATTGAACACTTCATCCTTCTCTGTACCATTGGCTTTGCCTTGATAGATGCCTACTATCTCGTCGCGCTTATACTCCGTGAAGAGTTGCGGCACGAGACTGAGCGGTTTATCGGCATGCACCTGTTTGAGTTTGTCCATGGCTTCTGTAATGGAAGCACGGGCACGGTCGGAGTTTTCTGCCATCACGTCGAGGCCCTCCCTGTGGTACTGATACATCATCCGTCGCATGGGCTCCATGCCACCGTCCATGTAGTCGTTGATGATGGCATAACGGTTCTTCTTGTCGGAGAAGGGCTTCCACCCTTTCTGCGAATTTGTGAGGCTCTGCGCGTTGTTGGCGATATTGAGACATGTCTCGAGGTATTCCGTTCCACCCAGCGGCGAATAGGAATCCATATCCATGCCGATGATGAGATAGACGTAGTAACCGATGAGTGCCGTCAGGTCGTTGTCTATCACTTCGGTGCGGAAATCGAGTTTGTCGTATTCCTTGTATTCGAAGTTGAAATTGTCGTCAGTGGTACTGAAGACCACTGTGGTATAGGAGGAGTTGAACACAGGGCGCGTAGCGGTAACGAGGAGTTGGCACTCGAAATTGTGCCCACCGACATCGTATTTGTTCACTACGATGTTGAACGTACACGAAATGCGTTCGTTGCGCTTGAACTGCAGGTTGGTCCACTGCCGTTCGTTGATGAACTCAGTGAGGGCTTCCTGCAGGTTGTCGTACACGGAGTTGTCCGTGCCGCTGATTTTGGAATGGTTGATGTTGACACGCGCGTCGAGTTCCTGCGCCTGTATGCCTGCCGGGGTAAGGCTGCACAGCAGGCAGATGACAATCAGTTGAATTTTTCGCATAAAGTCTGCACAATATCTTTTGCTACCTCGCGCTTAGGCTTGAGCGGATATGCCCTTTCCGCATCAGGCGTGAGGATGGTGATTTTGTTCGTATCTACAGCAAAGCCGGCGCCTTTGTCGCGCAGTGAATTGAGGACGATGAAGTCGAAGTTCTTCCGCTGCATCTTGTCGCGGGCATTGGCGGCTTCGTTCTGAGTCTCGAGGGCAAAACCCACGACTACCTGCCCTGCCCTCTTGCGGCGTCCCAGTTCGGCAGCGATGTCGCGTGTGGGCACGAGTGTGAGTTGCAACCCGTCATTGCCACGCTTGATTTTCTCGCCGGCTTGCTGCGCCACGGTAAAGTCTGCCACGGCAGCGCAGAGTATGGCAGCATCTGCTGTACTGAAGGCTTCGCAGGCAGCATCGTACATCTCGGCAGCCGTCTGCACGTCAACGCGCCTTACGCCATTTGGCGTGGGCAATGTTACGGGACCTGCCACGAGGATTACGTCGGCTCCTCGCGCAGCACATTCCTCTGCCAGGGCAAAGCCCATCTTGCCGCTCGAGTGGTTTCCTATATAACGCACGGGGTCTATCTTCTCGTATGTAGGACCTGCCGTAATTAACACTTTTTTGCCCTTAAGCGGTTTGTTCTGCGCCAGATGTGCCATAACGGCATCCATGATGCGCTCGGGTTCCTCCATGCGTCCCTTGCCCACGAGGTGGCTCGCCAGTTCGCCGCACGTGGGTTCGATGATGACGTTCCCCACCTGACGAAGACGGTCGAGGTTGCGCTGCGTGGAGGGATGGGCATACATATCGAGGTCCATTGCCGGTGCCACGAACACGGGGGCTTTCATCGAGAGATAGGTCGTTACGAGCATGTTGTCTGCCACACCGTTTGCCATCTTGCCGATGGTGGAGGCTGTGGCAGGGGCTACAATCATGGCGTCTGCCCACTGCCCGAGGTCCACATGGCTGTGCCACGTGCCGTCGCGCTGCGCAAAGAAGTCGCTGATCACGGGCTTCGAGGTGAGCGCAGAGAGTGTGACGGGAGTGATAAATTCCTTTCCGGCAGGGGTGATGACCACTTGCACCTCATGCCCTGCCTTGACGAGCAGGCGGATGAGGGTACATGCTTTGTAGGCTGCTATACTGCCGGTGATGCCGAGTACGAAGTTCATATTCTTTTATTTAAGTTCCACTTGCTTGAAGTTAACGACATTACCTTATGCGGATGCCATTCTTCTTACTTTGATTATTTATCGTTCCAACGTATCGTCATTAACTTCGTCAACTTCTTTAACTTCGATAACTTCTTAATTATCCTTATGCTGATATTATTGGTCCTTATATTTGAGGCGCAGACGGAGGAAGGCACGCTTCGTGTCCTGCGGGAAGTCGCCCTGCTGCACCCATGCGAAGAAGGCGGGGTCGCGCTTGACGAGTTCGCGGATGGTCTTGCCCTTGTGCTTGCCGAAGTTGACCACTTCCTCACCCGCATCATTCAGCACAATGCGGCATGCAAGGTCCACATTCTTGCCCCTGCTTGAGAAGTCGGAAAGAAATGCCACATCATTCTGCAAGTCGCTGTAGCGGTCGAGTTGTGCCATCAGCACCTCGTAGGTGGCTTTCGTATCCGCCTCGGCGGTGTGTGCGCCCTCAAGTCTCTTGTCGCAGTAGAACTTATAGGCGGCTTCGAGGGTGCGCTGTTCCATCTTGTGGAAGATGGTCTGCACATCGATGAGCCGATGACGTTCGGGACGGAAGTCGATACCGGCACGTAGCAGTTCCTCTGCCAGAAGGGGGATGTCGTAGTGGTTGGAATTGAAGCCCGCAAGGTCGCAGCCCTCGATGAATGCCATCACGTCGT
Encoded here:
- a CDS encoding 3'-5' exonuclease, producing MKLNLQRPLVFLDIESTGLSVTADRIVELSMVKVMPDGTEDVRTQRFNPTIPISAEASAVNGIKDEDVADCPTFKEKAHDVMAFIEGCDLAGFNSNHYDIPLLAEELLRAGIDFRPERHRLIDVQTIFHKMEQRTLEAAYKFYCDKRLEGAHTAEADTKATYEVLMAQLDRYSDLQNDVAFLSDFSSRGKNVDLACRIVLNDAGEEVVNFGKHKGKTIRELVKRDPAFFAWVQQGDFPQDTKRAFLRLRLKYKDQ
- the coaBC gene encoding bifunctional phosphopantothenoylcysteine decarboxylase/phosphopantothenate--cysteine ligase CoaBC, with translation MNFVLGITGSIAAYKACTLIRLLVKAGHEVQVVITPAGKEFITPVTLSALTSKPVISDFFAQRDGTWHSHVDLGQWADAMIVAPATASTIGKMANGVADNMLVTTYLSMKAPVFVAPAMDLDMYAHPSTQRNLDRLRQVGNVIIEPTCGELASHLVGKGRMEEPERIMDAVMAHLAQNKPLKGKKVLITAGPTYEKIDPVRYIGNHSSGKMGFALAEECAARGADVILVAGPVTLPTPNGVRRVDVQTAAEMYDAACEAFSTADAAILCAAVADFTVAQQAGEKIKRGNDGLQLTLVPTRDIAAELGRRKRAGQVVVGFALETQNEAANARDKMQRKNFDFIVLNSLRDKGAGFAVDTNKITILTPDAERAYPLKPKREVAKDIVQTLCEKFN
- the recN gene encoding DNA repair protein RecN, whose protein sequence is MLTRLHISNYALISRLDIDFCGGFSVITGETGAGKSILLGALGLIMGKRADSKAVKADATKCVVEAAFSVEDEHLHAFFQENDIDFDGEECIVRREVTATGKSRAFVNDTPVQLTTLKTLSNYLADIHSQHQNLLVAREDFLLDTLDGFSSDHVAAEAYKAAYEAWRNLAAELKALKAQTDRDTAEEEFLLFQYKQFEDAALTDGEQEELEEESERLNHVEEIKQAMYDVVSQLTGEGDNVLSRLRNSQRSLEAVTRVFPQAEDLENRLQSAILELDDIASEADRHFESLEFDPERLMHVEERLNVIYTLQKKHHVNTIADLLDIAARIKDQLARITHADEDIERMEQELNVRYDAMMQAARTLSEKRRQSARAIEGEMLTLVAEMGMPNAQMTFRFEEKKPDASGTDHVVFLFSANRNVPMQNAADIASGGEISRLMLALKSVVSKCKQLPTVIFDEIDTGVSGTLAERMALVMRSMADRCQVICITHLPQIAARGAHHLRVYKQEDEVGTTSHIVPLSPEERITEIANMLSGEMVTEAAVNNAKALLNVD
- the porD gene encoding type IX secretion system protein PorD, whose protein sequence is MRKIQLIVICLLCSLTPAGIQAQELDARVNINHSKISGTDNSVYDNLQEALTEFINERQWTNLQFKRNERISCTFNIVVNKYDVGGHNFECQLLVTATRPVFNSSYTTVVFSTTDDNFNFEYKEYDKLDFRTEVIDNDLTALIGYYVYLIIGMDMDSYSPLGGTEYLETCLNIANNAQSLTNSQKGWKPFSDKKNRYAIINDYMDGGMEPMRRMMYQYHREGLDVMAENSDRARASITEAMDKLKQVHADKPLSLVPQLFTEYKRDEIVGIYQGKANGTEKDEVFNTLSSINASMNTYWRKIQE